From a region of the Thermus caldilimi genome:
- the polX gene encoding DNA polymerase/3'-5' exonuclease PolX: MRNQELARLFEEIGLMSEFLGDNPFRVRAYYQAARTLYDLDTPIEEVAKGGREALLTLPGIGPDLAEKILEFLATGGIRKHRELSERVPKGVLAVMEVPGVGPKTARQLYDELGIDSLEKLREALDRGDLLRLKGFGQKKAERIREGLALVQVAGKRRPLGAVLSLARNLLAAIQDLPGVGRAALCGSARRYKDTVGDLDYLVASERSEEVVRAFVKLPQVKEVYAQGKERATVFLKSGLQVDLRVVPPESWGSGLQYLTGSKEHSIRLRGLAQEKGLKLSEYGVFRGEKRLAGETEEGVYEALGLPFIPPPLREDHGEIEAALEGSLPRLLELSEVKGDLQVHSTYSDGQNSLEELWQAAGALGYQYLGVTDHSPAVRVAGGPSPEEALKRIEAIRRFNETHGPPYLLAGAEVDIRPDGSLDYPDWVLRELDLVLVSIHSQFKLPKAEQTRRILKALENPFVHVLAHPTARLIGRRPPIEADWEAIFQKAKEKGVAVEIDGYYDRMDLPDDLARMAYGMGLWISLSTDAHQVEHLRFMELAVGTAQRAWIGPERVLNTLSYEDLMAWLKARRGL, encoded by the coding sequence ATGAGGAACCAGGAGCTGGCCCGCCTCTTTGAGGAGATCGGGCTCATGAGCGAGTTCTTGGGGGACAACCCCTTTAGGGTGCGGGCCTACTACCAGGCGGCTCGCACCCTGTACGACCTGGATACCCCCATTGAGGAGGTGGCCAAGGGAGGCAGGGAGGCCCTTCTGACCCTTCCCGGGATCGGGCCCGATCTGGCGGAGAAGATTTTGGAGTTTCTCGCCACCGGAGGGATTAGGAAGCACCGAGAGCTTTCGGAGCGGGTGCCCAAAGGGGTTTTGGCGGTGATGGAGGTGCCCGGGGTGGGGCCCAAGACCGCCCGGCAGCTCTACGACGAGCTGGGCATTGACTCCCTGGAAAAATTAAGGGAAGCCCTGGATAGAGGGGATCTCCTTCGCCTGAAGGGCTTTGGCCAGAAGAAGGCGGAGCGCATTCGGGAGGGCCTGGCCCTGGTGCAGGTGGCGGGCAAGCGAAGGCCCCTGGGGGCGGTGCTTTCCCTGGCCCGGAACCTCCTTGCCGCCATCCAGGACCTACCGGGGGTAGGGCGGGCAGCGCTTTGCGGGTCCGCCCGGCGGTATAAGGACACGGTGGGGGACCTGGACTACCTGGTGGCCAGCGAAAGAAGCGAGGAGGTGGTGAGGGCGTTCGTGAAGCTTCCCCAGGTGAAGGAGGTGTACGCCCAGGGCAAGGAGCGGGCCACGGTGTTTTTGAAAAGCGGCCTCCAAGTGGACCTGAGGGTGGTGCCGCCCGAGAGTTGGGGTTCCGGGCTCCAGTACCTCACCGGGAGCAAGGAGCACTCCATCCGGCTCCGGGGCCTTGCCCAGGAAAAGGGTTTGAAGCTTTCCGAGTACGGGGTTTTTAGGGGCGAAAAGCGCCTGGCAGGGGAGACGGAGGAAGGGGTTTACGAGGCCCTGGGGCTACCCTTCATTCCCCCTCCCTTGCGGGAGGACCACGGGGAGATCGAGGCGGCCTTGGAGGGAAGTCTTCCCAGGCTTCTTGAGCTTTCCGAGGTGAAGGGGGACTTGCAGGTCCACTCCACGTACTCCGACGGGCAGAATAGCCTCGAGGAACTCTGGCAGGCGGCGGGGGCCCTGGGCTACCAGTACCTAGGGGTTACGGACCACTCCCCGGCGGTGCGGGTGGCGGGGGGTCCTTCCCCGGAAGAGGCCCTAAAGCGCATTGAGGCCATCCGCCGCTTCAACGAGACCCACGGTCCTCCCTACCTCCTGGCGGGGGCCGAGGTGGACATACGGCCCGATGGCTCCCTGGACTATCCGGACTGGGTCCTGAGGGAGCTGGACCTGGTGCTCGTTTCCATCCACTCCCAGTTCAAGCTGCCCAAGGCCGAGCAGACCCGGCGCATCCTGAAGGCCTTGGAGAACCCCTTTGTTCACGTCCTGGCCCACCCCACCGCCCGGCTCATCGGCCGCAGGCCCCCCATCGAGGCCGACTGGGAGGCCATCTTCCAAAAGGCCAAGGAGAAGGGGGTGGCGGTGGAGATCGACGGCTACTACGATCGCATGGACCTCCCCGACGACCTGGCCCGGATGGCCTATGGGATGGGGCTTTGGATTAGCCTTTCCACCGATGCCCACCAGGTGGAGCACCTGCGCTTCATGGAGCTGGCGGTGGGCACGGCGCAAAGGGCCTGGATCGGACCCGAGAGGGTGCTGAACACCCTCTCCTACGAAGACCTTATGGCTTGGCTCAAAGCCCGGCGAGGCCTTTAG
- a CDS encoding HTH domain-containing protein codes for MPPPDRFRKAVLEMLKQEGRPLHYTEVGRRLKEAGLWAEVKEPEKIARIRLSALARWHRSPVVALGKGFYALREEGDTSPEP; via the coding sequence ATGCCCCCACCGGACCGGTTCCGCAAGGCGGTGTTGGAGATGCTGAAACAGGAGGGCCGGCCCCTCCACTATACCGAGGTGGGCCGCCGTCTGAAGGAAGCGGGACTCTGGGCCGAGGTGAAGGAGCCGGAAAAGATCGCCAGGATCCGCCTTTCCGCCTTAGCCCGCTGGCATAGAAGCCCGGTGGTGGCCCTGGGCAAGGGGTTTTACGCCCTCAGGGAAGAAGGCGATACGAGCCCAGAACCTTGA
- a CDS encoding dihydroorotate dehydrogenase-like protein, with product MDLSTTYLGLKLEHPLVASASPLTERLDGFLRLEDGGAAAIVMHSLFEEQVTLEEEMLDHYLHYGHESYAEALSYFPRAHEYRLTPDRHLDLLSRAKERVSIPIIASLNGISRGGWVEYARLLEEAGADAIELNLYYIPTDPALSGAEVEAMYLDTIRAVVETVRIPVAVKVGHAFTAFAHFAKRVEATGARALVLFNRFYQPDLDLETLSVVPTLSLSRPYEALLRIHWIALLYGRVGLELALTGGVHSGKEAAKGLLAGAQVVMMTSAVLEGGPGHFRTVLEELKAFMEEKEYASVGEMRGVMSYLKVAEPAALERANYLKVLGSYRLLP from the coding sequence ATGGACCTCAGCACCACCTACTTGGGATTGAAGCTGGAGCACCCTTTGGTGGCTTCGGCCTCACCCCTTACCGAGCGGCTGGATGGGTTTCTTCGCCTGGAGGATGGGGGTGCGGCGGCCATCGTGATGCACTCCCTCTTTGAGGAGCAGGTGACCCTCGAGGAGGAGATGCTGGACCATTACCTGCACTACGGCCACGAAAGCTACGCCGAGGCCCTTTCCTACTTTCCCCGGGCCCACGAGTACCGCCTGACCCCGGACCGCCATCTGGATCTTCTCTCCCGGGCCAAGGAACGGGTTTCCATCCCCATCATCGCCAGCTTGAACGGCATCAGCCGGGGGGGCTGGGTGGAGTACGCCAGGCTCCTGGAGGAGGCGGGGGCCGACGCGATAGAGCTCAACCTCTACTACATTCCCACCGATCCCGCCCTTTCTGGGGCGGAGGTGGAGGCCATGTACCTGGATACCATCCGGGCGGTGGTGGAAACCGTACGGATCCCGGTGGCGGTCAAGGTGGGGCACGCCTTCACCGCCTTCGCCCACTTCGCCAAACGGGTGGAGGCCACAGGGGCCCGGGCCCTGGTCCTCTTTAACCGTTTCTACCAGCCCGACTTGGACCTGGAGACCCTTTCCGTGGTGCCTACCTTAAGCCTTTCGCGTCCCTACGAGGCCCTTTTGCGTATCCACTGGATCGCCCTCCTCTACGGTCGGGTCGGCCTGGAGCTGGCCTTGACGGGGGGGGTGCATTCGGGGAAGGAGGCGGCCAAGGGACTTCTGGCCGGGGCCCAGGTGGTGATGATGACCTCGGCCGTCCTGGAAGGGGGGCCAGGGCACTTCCGCACCGTGCTGGAGGAGCTTAAGGCCTTTATGGAGGAAAAGGAGTACGCCAGCGTGGGGGAGATGCGGGGGGTGATGAGCTACCTGAAGGTGGCGGAACCCGCCGCCCTGGAACGGGCCAACTACCTCAAGGTTCTGGGCTCGTATCGCCTTCTTCCCTGA
- the nifJ gene encoding pyruvate:ferredoxin (flavodoxin) oxidoreductase, with protein sequence MRPITVDGNEAVARVAYRLSEVIAIYPITPSSPMAELSDEWAAEGEPNLFGLVPRVMEMQSEGGAAGALHGALQEGVLVTTFTASQGLLLMIPDMYKIAGQALPGVIHVAARALATHALSIFGDHQDLYAVRPTGWAILVSDSVQAAQDLAAIAHITALKASLPVLHAMDGFRTSHEVQKIVPLSDRELKALFPFGALEAYRRRALTPEAPVIRGTAQNPDHYFQNREAINPYYLRLPQVVAETMEHFAQVTGRRYAPYEYFGHPEAERVVVVMGSASLAVEEAVEYLLRRGERVGMVRVRLYRPFHGEAFLASFPRTVKKVAVLDRGKEPGAVGEPLFQEVAAAFALRGGEVPILVGGRYGLSSKEFTPAMALGVFEELKKERPRHGFTLGIVDDVTGTSLSYPQVDFEDPASVRAVFFALGADGTVSANKNTIKIIGEETPLYAQGYFVYDSKKSGSRTVSHLRFGPNPLQKPYLIRRANFVGIHQWSFLERLPMLEVAEEGASVLLNSPYPKEEVWDRLPRPVQEEILRKNLRVYVVNAYELARRVGLPGRINTIMQAAFFKLSKVLPEEEAKARIKKGIEKSYGKRGRSVLERNFQAVELGFEAVEPLPIPGKVTSEKELVPPMVDHPPAFVREVLGPIALGLGDALPVSAFPPDGTYPTGTARYEKRGIAEFIPTWDPQVCVQCGKCVLVCPHAVIRAKVVPEEVLVQAPEGFPHRKAMWKELTGEFTLAISPDDCTGCSLCVEVCPAKDKQNPSRKALNLAPRLEVREEMNRHWDFFLSLPETPRAGLKLHTVKDVQLLEPLFEFPGACAGCGETPYLRLLSQLFGDRLIVANATGCSSIYGGNLPTTPWSKNKEGRGPAWANSLFEDNAEFGLGMRLALDKKAEYARELLKDFRQVLGEELVERLLAETGPEGVEKRRQDVALLREKLKDLADPRAKDLLAVADALIPHSVWIVGGDGWAYDIGYGGLDHVLASGANVKVLVLDTEVYSNTGGQASKATGLGAVAKFAAAGKPTPKKDLAFMAMSYGHVYVAQIAMGANDAHTLRAFLEAEAHEGPALLIAYSHCIAHGIDMAKGMEHQKLAERTGYWPLFRYLPGQGLFLDSKPPTLPLREYLYAENRYRLLLQTHPEGAEAFLKLAEEAVRERWERLSRMAQKETVPS encoded by the coding sequence ATGCGCCCCATCACCGTGGATGGCAACGAGGCGGTGGCCCGGGTAGCCTACCGCCTAAGCGAGGTGATCGCCATTTATCCCATTACCCCTTCCAGCCCCATGGCGGAGCTTTCCGACGAGTGGGCGGCCGAAGGGGAGCCCAATCTGTTCGGGTTGGTGCCCCGAGTGATGGAGATGCAGTCCGAGGGGGGCGCGGCGGGGGCCCTGCACGGAGCCCTCCAAGAGGGGGTGCTGGTCACCACCTTCACCGCCAGCCAGGGCCTCCTGCTCATGATCCCCGACATGTACAAGATCGCTGGCCAGGCCCTGCCCGGGGTCATCCACGTGGCCGCCCGGGCTTTGGCCACCCATGCCCTGTCCATCTTCGGGGATCATCAGGACCTCTATGCGGTGCGGCCCACAGGGTGGGCGATCTTGGTGTCGGACTCCGTGCAGGCGGCCCAGGACTTGGCGGCCATAGCCCACATTACCGCCCTGAAGGCAAGCCTGCCCGTGCTTCACGCCATGGATGGCTTCCGCACCTCCCACGAGGTGCAGAAGATCGTGCCCCTTTCCGATCGGGAGCTTAAGGCCCTCTTTCCCTTCGGGGCCCTCGAGGCCTACCGGCGGCGTGCCTTGACCCCTGAGGCCCCGGTGATTCGCGGCACCGCGCAAAACCCCGACCACTACTTCCAGAACCGGGAGGCCATCAACCCCTACTACCTGCGCCTGCCCCAGGTGGTGGCCGAGACCATGGAACACTTTGCCCAGGTGACGGGGCGCCGCTATGCCCCCTACGAGTACTTCGGCCACCCGGAGGCGGAGCGGGTGGTGGTGGTCATGGGCTCGGCCTCCTTGGCGGTGGAGGAGGCGGTGGAGTACCTCTTGAGGCGGGGGGAAAGGGTGGGCATGGTGCGGGTGCGCCTTTACCGCCCTTTCCACGGGGAGGCCTTTCTTGCCTCCTTCCCCCGGACCGTGAAGAAGGTGGCCGTTCTGGACCGGGGTAAGGAGCCCGGTGCCGTGGGGGAGCCCCTCTTCCAGGAGGTGGCGGCGGCCTTTGCCCTCCGGGGCGGGGAGGTGCCCATCCTGGTGGGCGGGCGCTACGGGCTTTCCTCCAAGGAGTTCACCCCGGCCATGGCCCTGGGGGTTTTTGAGGAGCTCAAGAAGGAGAGGCCCCGGCACGGCTTCACCCTGGGCATCGTGGACGATGTGACGGGCACAAGCCTTTCCTACCCCCAGGTGGACTTTGAGGACCCGGCCTCGGTGCGGGCGGTCTTCTTCGCCCTGGGGGCGGACGGCACCGTGAGCGCCAACAAGAACACCATCAAGATCATCGGCGAGGAAACCCCGCTTTACGCCCAGGGGTACTTCGTTTATGACTCTAAGAAATCAGGCTCCCGCACGGTAAGCCACCTGCGCTTTGGCCCAAATCCTCTTCAGAAGCCCTACCTTATCCGGCGGGCAAACTTCGTGGGCATCCACCAGTGGAGCTTCCTGGAGCGCCTTCCCATGCTGGAGGTGGCGGAGGAGGGGGCCTCGGTCCTCCTCAACAGCCCCTACCCCAAGGAGGAGGTCTGGGACCGCTTGCCCAGGCCTGTTCAGGAGGAGATCCTGAGGAAGAACCTCAGGGTCTATGTGGTCAACGCCTACGAGTTGGCCAGGCGGGTGGGCCTTCCCGGGCGTATCAACACCATCATGCAAGCGGCCTTCTTCAAGCTTTCCAAGGTCTTGCCCGAGGAGGAGGCCAAGGCCCGCATCAAGAAGGGTATAGAAAAAAGCTACGGCAAGCGGGGCCGATCGGTGCTGGAAAGGAACTTCCAGGCGGTGGAGCTGGGTTTTGAGGCGGTGGAGCCCCTGCCCATCCCCGGCAAGGTCACCTCGGAAAAGGAGCTGGTGCCCCCTATGGTGGACCACCCGCCTGCCTTTGTGCGGGAGGTGCTGGGGCCCATCGCCCTGGGGCTTGGGGACGCCCTACCGGTTTCCGCCTTTCCCCCGGATGGAACCTACCCCACGGGGACGGCCAGGTACGAGAAGCGGGGCATCGCGGAGTTCATCCCCACCTGGGACCCCCAGGTGTGCGTGCAGTGCGGCAAGTGTGTCCTGGTCTGCCCCCATGCGGTGATCCGGGCCAAGGTGGTGCCGGAGGAGGTCTTGGTCCAGGCCCCGGAAGGTTTCCCCCACCGCAAGGCCATGTGGAAGGAACTCACCGGGGAGTTTACCCTGGCCATTAGCCCCGACGACTGCACGGGTTGCTCCCTTTGTGTGGAGGTCTGCCCCGCCAAGGACAAGCAGAACCCGAGCCGTAAGGCCTTGAACCTGGCCCCCCGCCTCGAGGTGCGGGAAGAGATGAACCGGCACTGGGACTTCTTCCTCTCCCTGCCGGAAACCCCCAGGGCCGGCCTTAAGCTCCACACCGTGAAGGATGTGCAACTTCTGGAGCCTTTGTTTGAGTTCCCTGGGGCCTGCGCGGGGTGCGGGGAAACTCCTTACCTAAGGCTCCTTTCCCAGCTCTTCGGCGACCGCCTCATCGTGGCCAACGCCACCGGGTGCAGCTCCATCTACGGGGGGAACCTCCCCACCACCCCTTGGAGCAAGAACAAGGAAGGGCGGGGTCCCGCCTGGGCCAACTCCCTCTTTGAGGACAACGCCGAGTTCGGCCTCGGCATGCGCCTGGCCTTGGACAAAAAGGCGGAGTACGCCCGGGAGTTGCTTAAGGATTTCCGGCAGGTTCTGGGGGAGGAGCTGGTGGAGAGGCTTCTTGCGGAAACGGGGCCAGAGGGGGTGGAGAAGAGGCGGCAGGATGTGGCCCTCTTAAGGGAAAAGCTCAAGGACCTGGCGGATCCCAGGGCCAAGGACCTCCTGGCGGTGGCGGATGCCCTCATCCCCCATTCCGTGTGGATCGTGGGCGGGGATGGCTGGGCCTACGATATCGGCTACGGGGGCCTGGACCACGTGCTGGCCAGCGGGGCCAACGTGAAGGTTTTGGTCCTGGACACCGAGGTCTACTCCAACACAGGGGGACAGGCTTCCAAGGCCACGGGGCTGGGGGCGGTGGCCAAGTTCGCCGCGGCAGGCAAGCCCACCCCCAAGAAGGACCTGGCCTTCATGGCCATGAGCTACGGGCATGTCTACGTGGCCCAAATCGCCATGGGGGCCAACGACGCCCATACCCTGCGGGCCTTCCTCGAGGCCGAGGCCCATGAGGGCCCGGCCCTCCTCATCGCCTACAGCCACTGCATCGCCCACGGCATCGACATGGCCAAGGGGATGGAGCACCAGAAGCTGGCGGAGCGCACGGGATACTGGCCGCTTTTCCGTTACCTACCGGGCCAGGGCCTCTTCCTGGACTCCAAGCCCCCTACCCTTCCCCTGAGGGAGTACCTCTACGCGGAAAACCGCTACCGTCTCCTCCTCCAGACCCACCCCGAGGGGGCCGAGGCCTTCTTGAAGCTGGCGGAGGAAGCGGTGCGGGAAAGGTGGGAAAGGCTTTCCCGCATGGCCCAAAAGGAAACTGTGCCAAGCTAG
- a CDS encoding aminopeptidase, translating to MSTFQENLEKLADLAIRVGLNLERGQEVIATAPIEAVDFVRLLAEKAYQHGASLFTVLYGDNVLSRKRLSLAPEEGLDKAPAWLYEGMAKAFREGAARLAVSGNDPKALEGLPPERIGRAQQAQSRAYKPALEAITEFVTNWTIVPFAHPGWARAVFPDLPEQEAVAKLWQAIFQVTRVDGPDPVAAWEAHNRSLHEKVAYLNERRFQALHFQGPGTDLTVGLAEGHLWQGGATPTKKGRICNPNLPTEEVFTAPHRERVEGVVRSTRPLALGGQLVEGLWARFEGGYAVEVGAEKGQEVLLKVLSTDEGARRLGEVALVPADNPIARTGLVFFDTLFDENAASHIAFGQAYAENLEGRPTGEEFRKRGANESLVHIDWMIGSVEVQVDGILEDGTRVPLMREGLWVI from the coding sequence GTGAGCACGTTTCAAGAGAACCTAGAAAAGCTGGCGGATCTGGCCATCCGGGTGGGGCTCAACCTAGAACGAGGGCAGGAGGTCATTGCCACCGCCCCCATCGAGGCGGTGGACTTCGTGCGCCTCCTGGCGGAAAAGGCCTACCAGCACGGGGCGAGCCTCTTCACGGTCCTCTACGGGGATAACGTCCTGTCCCGCAAGCGCCTTTCCCTAGCCCCGGAGGAAGGTCTGGACAAGGCCCCGGCCTGGCTCTACGAGGGTATGGCCAAGGCCTTCCGGGAGGGAGCGGCCCGGCTTGCGGTTTCCGGCAACGATCCCAAGGCCCTGGAGGGCCTTCCCCCGGAGCGCATAGGACGGGCCCAGCAGGCCCAGAGCCGAGCCTACAAGCCGGCCCTCGAGGCCATCACGGAGTTCGTCACCAACTGGACCATCGTCCCCTTCGCCCACCCCGGCTGGGCCAGGGCGGTCTTCCCGGATCTTCCCGAGCAGGAAGCCGTGGCCAAGCTCTGGCAGGCCATCTTTCAGGTCACCCGGGTGGACGGGCCGGACCCTGTGGCCGCTTGGGAGGCCCACAACCGAAGCCTCCACGAAAAGGTGGCCTACTTGAACGAACGCCGCTTCCAAGCCCTCCACTTCCAGGGGCCCGGCACGGACCTGACGGTGGGCCTCGCGGAGGGCCACCTGTGGCAAGGTGGGGCCACCCCCACCAAAAAGGGGCGCATCTGCAACCCCAACCTGCCCACGGAGGAGGTCTTCACCGCCCCCCACCGGGAGCGGGTGGAGGGGGTGGTGCGCTCAACCCGGCCCCTGGCCCTGGGAGGCCAGTTGGTGGAGGGCCTATGGGCCCGGTTTGAAGGGGGGTATGCGGTGGAGGTAGGGGCGGAAAAAGGCCAGGAGGTCCTCCTCAAGGTCCTCTCCACCGACGAGGGGGCTCGCAGACTTGGAGAAGTGGCCCTGGTACCCGCCGACAACCCCATCGCCAGGACGGGCTTGGTCTTCTTCGACACCCTCTTCGACGAAAACGCCGCCAGCCACATCGCCTTCGGCCAGGCCTATGCGGAGAACCTGGAGGGCCGCCCTACCGGGGAGGAGTTCCGGAAGCGCGGGGCCAACGAAAGCCTGGTGCACATCGACTGGATGATCGGCTCTGTGGAGGTGCAGGTGGATGGGATTTTGGAAGATGGTACCCGCGTGCCCCTCATGCGCGAGGGGCTTTGGGTGATCTGA
- a CDS encoding aminotransferase class I/II-fold pyridoxal phosphate-dependent enzyme: MRYATLAVLSGLPQDPHGALGLPIYAVAAYGFATLEEGAERFATGEGYVYARQKDPTARALEERLKALEGAMEALVFASGQAATFAALFSLLRPGDEVVAAKGLFGQTIGLFGQVLAPLGIGVRYVEPEPDRVRAALTGRTRAIFVETMANPALVVPDLEGLASLAEEKAIALVVDNTFGAAGALAKPLQWGAHVVVESLTKWASGHGSVLGGAVVVRESRIWQNYPQFLEKDARGQVPWEALGPRCYPERVRTLGLSLMGMALSPFNAYLLFQGLETVALRVRRMSETAHRLAEALKGHPKLQSLRYPGLPQDPAYPMARKYLASGGPMLTLDLGSQEAASRFLRAIPLPKAANLGDARTLLVHPWTTTHSRLSEEGRLQAGVTPGLVRVSVGLEDPEDLVAWFREALEGA; the protein is encoded by the coding sequence ATGCGCTACGCAACCCTGGCGGTCCTCAGTGGCCTTCCCCAGGACCCCCACGGGGCTTTGGGCCTCCCCATCTACGCGGTGGCGGCCTACGGCTTCGCCACCCTGGAGGAGGGGGCCGAGCGCTTCGCCACCGGGGAGGGTTACGTTTACGCGAGGCAGAAGGACCCCACGGCGAGGGCCCTGGAGGAAAGGCTTAAGGCCCTGGAAGGGGCCATGGAGGCACTGGTCTTCGCCTCGGGCCAGGCGGCCACCTTTGCCGCCCTCTTTTCCCTGTTGCGCCCGGGGGATGAGGTGGTGGCGGCCAAGGGGCTTTTCGGCCAGACCATCGGCCTTTTCGGGCAGGTCTTGGCCCCCTTGGGCATAGGGGTGCGCTACGTGGAGCCCGAACCCGACCGGGTGCGGGCGGCCCTCACGGGGAGGACCCGGGCCATCTTCGTGGAAACCATGGCCAACCCGGCCCTGGTGGTTCCGGACCTCGAGGGCTTAGCCTCCTTGGCAGAGGAAAAGGCCATTGCCCTGGTGGTGGACAACACCTTTGGCGCTGCCGGTGCCCTAGCCAAGCCCCTTCAGTGGGGGGCCCACGTGGTGGTGGAAAGCCTCACCAAATGGGCAAGCGGCCACGGCTCTGTGCTGGGAGGGGCGGTGGTGGTGAGGGAAAGCCGCATCTGGCAAAACTATCCCCAGTTCCTGGAGAAAGATGCCAGGGGCCAGGTTCCCTGGGAGGCCCTGGGACCTCGGTGTTATCCGGAGCGGGTGCGTACCCTGGGGCTATCCCTGATGGGCATGGCCCTTTCCCCCTTCAACGCCTACCTTCTCTTTCAGGGTTTGGAAACCGTGGCCCTACGGGTGAGGCGCATGAGCGAAACCGCCCATCGCCTGGCCGAGGCCCTAAAGGGCCACCCGAAGCTCCAGTCCCTTCGCTACCCTGGCCTGCCCCAGGATCCGGCCTACCCCATGGCCCGGAAGTACCTGGCCTCGGGGGGGCCCATGCTCACCCTGGACCTGGGAAGCCAGGAGGCAGCAAGCCGCTTCCTCCGGGCCATCCCCTTGCCCAAGGCCGCCAACCTGGGGGATGCCCGCACCCTTCTGGTGCATCCCTGGACCACCACCCATAGCCGCCTTTCGGAGGAGGGGAGGCTGCAGGCGGGGGTTACCCCGGGGCTGGTGCGGGTTTCCGTGGGGCTGGAGGATCCTGAGGATCTTGTGGCTTGGTTCCGGGAGGCCTTGGAAGGGGCTTAG
- a CDS encoding cation:proton antiporter family protein, protein MCLAGVLLLAYFSGILMVRLGLPAFLGYLAVGVVLRMAGFPRDPLLALFADLGVYLLLFTVGLGLRLERLVRREVLGTGVFQLLLLPPFLLLLYLLGLAQNPLALLVLAVALVNPSTVLLARVLQGKGELSALHGQIALGVSVFLDVASLALLILVGFQGVGPLGFLVLLFPLLRPFLVHLFAWAQGAELKLLLGVALALLGAEAARLLGAPEALGALFMGLGLARHPGAGEVADRLWALREAFLVAFFVQAGMAVGPDGFFAGLLLLLALFLKPPFLFLPLVRQGFRARTAFLVGVGLATYSEFALVAAGVLQALGHLAPSGVGAVALAVGGSFLLGAPLLQRAHRLYELWKSWLLRLERPGLHPDEEPQGALGTRWLVVGMGRMGAAAYRFLAEQGEAVLGLDSDPAKVAYHTGKGRRVLYGDAEDPSLWEGLDLVGVRGVILALPDLEARLRATRALRQKDFRGVVGAVSYAREEDTPLLEAGVDVIFHPLLEAGERLAERVWEKARAWA, encoded by the coding sequence GTGTGCTTGGCAGGGGTTCTCCTTTTGGCCTACTTCTCCGGGATCCTAATGGTGCGCCTGGGCCTGCCCGCCTTCCTGGGCTACCTGGCGGTGGGGGTGGTCCTGCGCATGGCAGGCTTTCCGAGGGATCCCCTCCTGGCCCTTTTCGCCGACCTCGGGGTCTACCTCCTCCTTTTCACCGTGGGCCTGGGCCTCAGGCTGGAGCGCCTGGTGCGGAGGGAGGTGCTGGGAACAGGGGTTTTCCAGCTCCTCCTCCTCCCTCCTTTCCTGCTCCTCCTCTACCTCCTGGGCCTGGCCCAAAACCCCTTGGCCCTCCTGGTCCTGGCCGTGGCCCTCGTCAACCCCAGCACGGTGCTCCTGGCCCGGGTGCTCCAGGGCAAGGGGGAGCTTTCCGCCCTCCACGGCCAGATCGCCTTGGGGGTTTCCGTCTTTTTGGACGTGGCCTCCCTGGCCTTGCTCATCCTGGTGGGGTTCCAGGGGGTGGGGCCCTTGGGCTTTTTGGTCCTCCTCTTTCCCCTCCTGAGGCCCTTTTTGGTGCACCTTTTCGCCTGGGCGCAAGGAGCGGAGCTCAAGCTCCTTTTGGGCGTGGCCCTGGCCCTCCTGGGAGCTGAGGCCGCCCGCCTCCTGGGGGCCCCCGAGGCCCTGGGGGCCCTCTTCATGGGCCTTGGCCTCGCCCGCCACCCCGGGGCAGGGGAGGTGGCCGATCGGCTTTGGGCTCTCAGGGAAGCTTTTCTTGTGGCCTTCTTCGTGCAAGCGGGGATGGCCGTGGGGCCAGATGGGTTTTTCGCTGGCCTCCTCCTCCTCTTGGCCCTTTTCCTCAAGCCGCCCTTTCTGTTCCTGCCTCTGGTGCGCCAAGGCTTCCGTGCCCGCACCGCCTTTTTGGTGGGGGTGGGCCTCGCCACCTATTCCGAGTTCGCCCTGGTGGCCGCCGGGGTTCTTCAGGCCCTGGGGCACCTGGCCCCTTCGGGGGTGGGGGCGGTGGCCCTGGCTGTGGGGGGATCTTTTCTCTTGGGAGCCCCCCTTCTGCAGCGGGCGCATAGGCTTTACGAGCTTTGGAAGTCTTGGCTCCTCCGGCTCGAGCGGCCTGGCCTCCACCCCGACGAGGAGCCCCAAGGGGCCTTGGGGACCAGGTGGCTGGTGGTGGGGATGGGCCGCATGGGGGCGGCGGCCTACCGCTTTTTGGCGGAGCAGGGGGAGGCGGTCTTGGGGTTGGACAGCGACCCCGCTAAGGTGGCCTACCACACCGGCAAGGGGCGGCGGGTCCTTTACGGGGATGCGGAGGACCCCAGCCTCTGGGAAGGGCTGGACCTGGTGGGGGTTCGGGGGGTGATCCTCGCGCTCCCGGATTTGGAGGCCCGCCTCCGGGCCACCCGCGCCCTGAGGCAGAAGGATTTCCGCGGCGTGGTGGGGGCGGTGAGCTACGCCCGGGAGGAGGACACTCCCCTCCTGGAAGCGGGCGTGGACGTGATCTTCCACCCCCTCCTGGAGGCGGGAGAGCGGCTGGCCGAGAGGGTATGGGAAAAGGCCCGGGCCTGGGCCTGA
- a CDS encoding universal stress protein yields MFKTILLAYDGSDHAKRAAQVAKAEAEAHGARLVVVHVYEPVPDYLGEPFFQEALKRRLERAERVLAEAVALTGIPKEDGLLLEGRPAEAILEAAIGEKADLIVMGTRGLGAIGSLFLGSQSQKVLAEAPCPVLLVR; encoded by the coding sequence ATGTTCAAGACCATCCTCCTGGCTTACGACGGTTCGGATCATGCCAAGCGGGCGGCGCAGGTGGCCAAGGCGGAAGCGGAAGCTCACGGGGCTAGGCTGGTGGTGGTTCATGTCTACGAGCCCGTCCCCGACTACCTGGGAGAGCCCTTCTTCCAGGAGGCCCTGAAGCGCCGCCTGGAGCGGGCGGAAAGGGTTTTGGCGGAGGCCGTGGCCCTCACCGGGATTCCCAAGGAGGACGGGCTCTTGTTGGAGGGCCGCCCGGCGGAGGCCATCCTGGAAGCCGCCATTGGGGAGAAGGCCGACCTTATCGTTATGGGTACCCGGGGCCTGGGGGCGATTGGCAGCCTTTTCCTGGGAAGCCAAAGCCAGAAGGTGTTGGCGGAGGCTCCTTGCCCCGTGCTCCTGGTGCGCTGA